A region from the Xenopus laevis strain J_2021 chromosome 4S, Xenopus_laevis_v10.1, whole genome shotgun sequence genome encodes:
- the jun.S gene encoding jun proto-oncogene S homeolog (The RefSeq protein has 1 substitution compared to this genomic sequence): MSAKMEPTFYDDALSAAFAQHDTVSYGYNKVLKQSMTLNLSDPSSAIKPHLRNKAAELLTSPDVGLLKLASPELERLIIQSSNGMITTTPTPTQFLCPKNVTDEQEGFADGFVRALAELHNQNTLPSVITATQPASTGLTSVSTIAGNTSFSNNLHNEPPVYANLSNFNPSTITTSAVFNSNSMGYTGQHPNNPPMPVQHPRLQALKEEPQTVPEMPGETPPLSPIDMESQERIKAERKRMRNRVAASKCRKRKLERIGRLEDKVKTLKSQNSELASTANMLREQVAQLKQKVMNHVNSGCELMLTQQMQTF, encoded by the coding sequence ATGAGCGCAAAGATGGAACCTACTTTCTACGATGATGCCCTGAGCGCTGCCTTTGCCCAGCACGACACTGTTTCCTATGGCTACAACAAGGTGCTGAAGCAGAGCATGACCCTCAACCTGTCCGACCCCAGCAGTGCCATCAAACCTCACCTGAGAAACAAGGCGGCCGAGCTGCTCACTTCTCCTGACGTTGGACTTCTCAAGCTCGCTTCCCCGGAGTTGGAGAGGCTTATCATCCAGTCCAGCAATGGCATGATTACCACCACCCCGACCCCCACCCAGTTCCTCTGTCCCAAGAATGTTACAGACGAGCAGGAAGGATTTGCAGATGGATTTGTTAGGGCACTGGCAGAATTGCACAACCAAAACACATTGCCAAGTGTTATCACTGCCACCCAACCTGCCAGCACGGGACTGACATCTGTTTCTACTATTGCTGGAAATACTGGCTTCAGCAATAACCTTCACAATGAGCCCCCAGTGTACGCCAATCTAAGTAACTTTAACCCAAGTACCATCACCACCTCAGCAGTTTTTAACAGCAACAGCATGGGCTATACAGGTCAACATCCTAATAACCCACCAATGCCAGTGCAGCACCCCAGGCTCCAGGCTCTGAAAGAGGAACCACAGACTGTACCTGAAATGCCCGGGGAGACTCCACCACTGTCCCCTATTGATATGGAGTCCCAGGAAAGGATAAAGGCAGAAAGGAAGCGTATGAGAAATAGAGTTGCTGCATCTAAATGCAGGAAAAGGAAGTTGGAGAGGATTGGCAGGTTGGAAGACAAAGTTAAAACCTTAAAATCCCAGAACTCAGAACTGGCATCCACTGCCAACATGCTTAGAGAGCAAGTAGCTCAGCTCAAACAAAAAGTCATGAATCATGTCAACAGCGGCTGTGAGCTAATGTTAACACAGCAGATGCAAACATTCTGA